The Lolium perenne isolate Kyuss_39 chromosome 6, Kyuss_2.0, whole genome shotgun sequence genome segment CTGAGGGAATACTTCAGCTTCTAAAAATATTAAAGTATTAAATATTTTAAGGTGTTTGGATCCGATAAATATTGTTGTTTAGAAACTAAAGTATTCTCTAAAACTCTATTTTTTTGAAGTATTGAATTTTAAAATTAGGCTTACATATAGCGCTACGTGTTGGTGAAATTGCATGATATGAATGCAAAAGAAAACCAGAAAAGTCCAATGGTACATGCGTGCATGTGTCGGGAGGGGCAGATAGTGGAGTTTCGATGCGAGTTTTGAACAGTTGAACCCTCGAATGACCAAGATAATGGAAATGGGGAAGTTTAGGTGCGCTGCGTTCGATTCTTCCAATTTTGCCGAACAATCTTCAATCAAAATGGGGTTTGTTTTAGCCTAACATTAAAATTGGCCGTGTGCTGTAATTTTCTGCTCCGACGGGTGATGCTCGAGCACATATAACATCTTTTTTTTTTAAAGGAGCACGTTAACATCttcttagagcatcttcagcgGAGACGCTATAACGCGCATACGGTAAACTAATTGCTAGTTTAGCGCACGGAAGACCACACGGGCTGCTCCAGTAGAGGCGGGAAAATCGCGCGCTCTCGAAAAACTTTGGCGCGCAGGAGAAAACGGTGCCGCGCGCGGTAAATTTGGGGCCCGCTGAGCACGCTGTATAAATGAAGAGCACGCGTGTGCTGCCTACCGCCACCGCTTTAGCGCGCCCTTTTCTCCTTCCTCGCCACGCGACGCCCACCGCTTCGCAATGCCGCCCCTGCTTCACCTCGCAGCGCCGCCGGCGCCATGCCTTCGTGGGCGAACCAGACGGGCTTCACCGGCGTGCGCTTCCACCCGGGCAGAAGGTTCTATGCGGATATACACGCCACCGGTGAGTGCATCGTCTCGGGACGTTCGACACGGCAAAGTTCGGCGCGAGCGCGTATGATGCCCCCGCGTGGTGGTTTGGGTGCCCGACCACCACCTTCAACTTCCGCGACTGTTGTACCCTCGCGCCAATTCTTCCCGCAGGACGTCCTGGACGAGGAGGCCTTCTTCGCGCAGAAGAGGGCCGAACGTGCGGCGAAGAAGATGAAGGCGAAGAAGGTGGCGAAGATGGAGGTCCACTAGAAGAAGGCATTCATCGCGTCGCAGAGGGAGGGGCCATGCACGATCAGCGACCACGACGATCGTTGGCTGGATGAACTCCTGACCACGGCGGCGTCATCGGCCTCCGAAGAAGATGGGAATTTCTAGATCATGGCCGTGAAAATAAAAATGTTTAGCTTTCCTAGTTTATTTTCTGCACTAGTTTATTTTATGCACTAGACTTTTATGCTAAATGTAATCCGTAATAATGTTTTATGCTTAATTTCTAAATCTTTTCTGTTCTTTTATTTGTTTGCAAAATTATGTTTAGCACGACTGCTGGTGGTGATTTTTTATACTTTGGCGCACCTATGAATGCTGGACTTACGGAATCCTGGTTACGGAAGACTCCTACGGACAGACGTGGAGAAAATAGATAGGTGTGCTTCGCTAGCCCTCCGTGATTTTAGGCGCCTGAACCCTCCGGCTGATTACCACGTGTTTCCGTAAGCTGATTTCTGTAGAAAAAATCCGTAGACGTAGAATTGTATCTTACCTTACCACCAAGAGACATTAGTAGTAATAGGATCTGAATTTGTCATGGCGATTTCGTTTCTTAATTAGTTGGCTAGTAGAAACACTGGGAACGCTCACCCGAGGGAAGTCCGGCGCGAGTTGCCGCAAGAATAACCTGGCAAGGTCGTCGTCCCCGTCGAACCGCACCAGCCTCCGGTCATGCAGAGGCTCCGGCCCGACCAACACGGGCCACACCTGGCCCTCCATGACACCGGCCGCGGCCGCCGACCACATCTCCAAGAACCGCCACAGGCCGCGCCCATCGGCCGCCGAGTGATGCACTGCCACCCCCACCGCCACGCCTCCGACGAACTCCGTCACCTGCGCATGAAGCCTCGCTTTTCAGAAACGCGGCTGACCCAAAAGAAATAGTAAGAAAATAAGGGTAATTGCTCGCGTGGCGAACCTGCGCCGCCATCACGGGCGCCGGGAGCTCGTCCCGGCGGATGTCCGGAGCAAGCTGCCGAAGCGCCTCCTCGTCGTACTCCTCGACGAGCCTGTCGAACTCGAGGTCCGTCTTTTTTTTTGAGACCCCTCGATCTGTGTTACAGTTGTAGTATCTGAACTTATGCACTAACTCAACAccacactcacaccacacacacgcacaccactagtGCACAAGTTAGACCCTAGAACTATACACACAGCACACATAATTTGAGTGTCCTGCAGGAGTTTAGTAGTTGCGCAGACATATGTGTGGAGGGGATTTTATTCTGGAGCAAAGCCCCGGTGAGACACCTGAAAATCGTCCCCTGCGGGGATCGATCCCAGGCGGGCTGGCTGGCCACTGCCAAGCCAAGCCACTGCGCTGACCGCGCGTCCTAACTCGAGGTCCGTCTCGGCCTCGATTAGCGCGACGCTGCAGGCGCCCTCCCCATCTGGGAGTACGATGGACAGTTCCTGTGAGTCCGGCGAGCTGGTGAGCACGCCGGCGAACGGGTGGAAGGCCGGGAGCACCCGCTCAAGGGAGGACCTGAGGGCGGCGACAACGTCCGTGAACGGCAGTAGGCTGGGCGGAGAGCGGTAGAGGAAGACGCGGCGGACAGGTGGCAGAGTCACCCAGTAGGCGTCGAAGGGAGACAACGGGACTCTCCGACCCGGTTCCGGCAGCGGCGCGCCGCCGGCCGGGAGAGCGATGGCCGAGGTCTTCCTGGGACGCACACGCACCATAGTAGGGGGCATCTTCTCGGTCGCTTGCTTGGCACTTGCTAGCTCTAGCAGAGAGCCAGAGACCGGATAGATACGAGGCGGCAGTGCGGCACGCAGCTGTCTGCTTGTTCGCTAGCTTGCGTGTTCCAGCGGGTGGTGCCACCGTTGCAGACTTGCGGTGCTTCTTGTCCTGTCCGATGGAAATTGACGGTTCATCTGTGCCCATATAGTTATGAAATCAAGTAGTAATACTTGTAGAAGGCTAGGGTTTTGGGTGCAAGCGGAATACATTGATCGGTGCACCTTGGCACGTATATATAATACATGATGCAGGCCTCTACCTCAACTATACAAGGAAACTAGGAGGTGGGTCGGTTACATAACGCACACATATACAATATATTCAAcacccccccgcagtcgaagcgtCGTCAGAGACACAGAGACTGGAACGAAACTCCTCGAAGGTAGAAGTCGGCAATCCCTTGGTCATCACATCGGCAAACTGTTGCGCAGTCGGAACATGAAGAACCCTAGTCTGTCCGAGAGCAACCTGGTCGCGTACGAAGTGAATGTCaagctcaatgtgcttcgtccggCGATGATGAACGGGGTTGGCAGAGAGATATACGGCCGAAACGTTGTCGCAGTAGACAACTGTAGCGCGGGACACACCGTGATGCAACTCCTGAAGCAGCTGTCGAAGCCATGTACACTCTCAGAACAAAGCACTTACACATTTCTGCAGATTTTCACTTCTCGCGCTAGAGCGCGAGACAGTAGGCTGTCGTTTCGATGACCAGGAAACGAGTGAGGGACCAAGGTAGACGCAGTAGCCAGAGGTAGAGCGCCGAGTGTCGGGGCAGCCAGCCCAGTCAGCATCCGATTAGGCCACCATCTCCATAGAGGGGGACGCTGTGAGGGTGAGTCCAAGGTACGTCGTGCCACGGATATAGCGGAGAATCCGTTTGACGAGCGTCCAATGGGAATCACGAGGAGCGTGCATATGGAGACACACCTGCTGAACAGCATACTGCAAGTCTGGGCGTGTGAGCGTCAGGTACTGTAGGGCTCCAACTATAGAGCGATAGAACGGAGCATCAGACGCTGGAGAACCATCGAGAGCGGAAACCTTGGCCTTCGTGTCTACAGGGGTGGCGACAGGATGACAATTGAGCATACCAGCACGCTCTAGTAACTCATTGGCATACTTCTGTTGATGAAGAAAGAAGCCATCAGGACGCCTAGTGACCTCAATGCCAAGGAAGTAATGAAGAGCTCCCAGATCCTTGATGGCAAACTCGTCACGTAGCCGGAGAGTAAGCTGCTGAAGGAgagcggcggaggaggccgtGAGTATGATGTCATCGACATACAGTAGCAAGTAGGCAGTCATGTCACCCTGGTGATAGACAAACAGCGAGGCATCCGAGCGAGTAACACAGAAGCCCATAGTCTGCAGAAAGCTGGCGATCCGCTGGTACCAGGCGCGAGGGGCTTGCTTGAGGCCGTAGAGCGACCGAGAGAGCAAGCACACATGTCCAGGATGAGAAGCATCAACAAAGCCAGTAGGTTGCTCACAATAGACCTGCTCAGTAAGGTGTCCATGAAGAAACGCATTGGAGACATCCATCTGGTGAACTGGCCATCCACGAGAGACCGCAAGCTGCAGCACAGTGCGAATCGTGCCCGGTTTAACAACCGGCGCAAAGGTCTCGGTGAAGTCGACGCTGACACGCTAACGGAAACCGCGGACCACCCAACGAGCCTTGTAgcgcttgataacccacaagtataggggatcgcgatagtcttcgagggaagtaaaacccaaatttattgattcgacacaaggggaggtaaagaatacttataagccttaacaactgagttgtcaattcagctgcacctggaaaagcactagcaacaggggtgatgtgaaagtagcagtaatatgagagcagtagtaacagtaacacagcagcagtaatagcaatatgagagcgatggcaccagaaaatagttgatactacttccaatgacatatagaacgagtatataatgatgagagatggaccggggttcctagcgatctacactagtggtaactctccaataacaagtaacaagtgttgggtgaacaaattacagttgggcaattgataggaatcaaagcactaagacagaacatcaagattattaatcatgtaggcatgttttccgtatatagtcgtacgtgctcgcaatgagaaacttgcacaacatcttttgtcctaccaaacgGTGGCACAaatgggcctcaagggaaactaccggatattaaggtactccttttaatagagtaccggagcaaagcattaacacaccgtgaaaacatgtgatcctcacatcactaccatccctccTATGTCCCGATTTACACACTtctggccattggttccggacagtgacatgtgcatacaacttgtagatacaatctaagcaataagtatagagctcaaatctaagatcatgccactcgggccctagtgacaagcattaagaataacaagattgcagcaacaataacttcacaaactttatagatagactaatcataatgtatcatccatcggatcccaacaaacacaacaccgattacatcagatgaatctcaatcatgtaaggcagctcatgagatcattgtattgaagtacatgggggagagtataccgacatagctactgctagaacccgtagtccatgggggaactactcacggagcatgatggaggcgatggcgttgatggagatggcttccgggggcacttccccgtcccggcagggtgccgggacagagacttctgtcccccgaatcggagtttcgcgatggcggcggcgcccctggagtgtttctggagtttcgtcaattggtacggtgtttttaggtcgaaagggattttataggcgaagaggcggcgcaggggggcacctgggggcgccacaccctaggccggcgcggccagggtctggcccgcgccgccatgtggtgtggtggccccccccctctccgactcttcttcggtgttcggagccttccgggaaaaataggaggtttggcattgatttcgtccaattcccgagaatattgcccgaacagccttttcggaaccaaaaacagcagaaacagaaccggcaccgtggcatctcgttaataggttagttccggaaaacgcataaaaacatcataaagtgcaagcaaaacatgtaagtattgtcataaaacaagcatggaacgacagaaattatggatacgtcgggacgtatcagcatccccagcttagttctgctcgtcccgagtgtaaacgataaaaagaataatttctgtagtgacatgctacttacataaccttgatcatactattacaaagcatatgaaatgaatgaagtgactcaaggcaatgatctatagttgctaacaagtagataacatatagcaaaacttttcataaagagtactttcaagacaagcatcaaaagtcttgcacaagagttaactcataaagcaatagattcaaagtaaaggcatcgaagcaacataaaggaagatataagtttcagcggttgctttcaactttcaacatgcatatctcatggatattgtcaacataaagtaatatgatgaatgcaaatatgcaagtatgtaagaatcaatgcacagttgacacaagtgtttgcttctaagatggaaggaagtaggtaaactgactcaacataaagtaaaagaatggtccttcaaagaggaaagcatcgattgctatatttgtgctagagctttggttttgaaaacataaagagagcataaaaagtaaaattttgagaggtgtatgttgttgtcaacgaatggtaatgggtacactaactacctcgccaaccggactttcaagagcggctcccatgaattattgcatatttatttggcactccttccaacctttcttacacaaaccatggctaaccgaatcctcgggtgcctgccaacaatcgcataccatgaaggagtgccttttattttagctttattatgatgatgacactccccccaacctttgcttacacaagccatggctaaccgaatccttcgggtgccgtccaacaatcacaaaccatggaggagtgtctattttgttaattaatttgggactgggaatcccattgccagctctttttgcaaaattattggataagcggatgaagccactagtccattggtgaaagttgcccaacaagattgaaagataaacaccacatacttcctcatgagctataaaacattgacacaaattgagaagcattttgaattgtttaaaggtagcactcaagcaatttactttggaatggcaggaaataccacatagtaggtaggtatggtggacacaattggcatagtggttggctcaaggattttggatgcatgagaagtattccctctcagcacaaggcttaggctagcaaggttgtttgaagcaaacacaagtatgaaccggtacagcaaaacttacataagaacatatcgcaag includes the following:
- the LOC127305127 gene encoding anthocyanin 5-aromatic acyltransferase — its product is MPPTMVRVRPRKTSAIALPAGGAPLPEPGRRVPLSPFDAYWVTLPPVRRVFLYRSPPSLLPFTDVVAALRSSLERVLPAFHPFAGVLTSSPDSQELSIVLPDGEGACSVALIEAETDLEFDRLVEEYDEEALRQLAPDIRRDELPAPVMAAQVTEFVGGVAVGVAVHHSAADGRGLWRFLEMWSAAAAGVMEGQVWPVLVGPEPLHDRRLVRFDGDDDLARLFLRQLAPDFPRVAPKQDAARERERCLSRRTFTFAASAVQRLKQRLAGAVNTCMPPSTFAAMAAHGWVSIARARGFTDNALVFAVFLADCRAHMSPPVPGAYVGNCLALCTASLSGWQLAGPDGPPMALLAIQEAVAEVKRDPLGDRVRWCTKFAAIPPGRAVILAGSPWFPAYGVDFGLGRPARVELASMNHDGEMVLVAGRERGSVQASVAIAADKMTVFRGMFELECDRASAMPVSESE